In bacterium, the following proteins share a genomic window:
- the rseP gene encoding RIP metalloprotease RseP: MIITILATLLTLGLVIFFHELGHFIMAKKVGVKVEKFSIGFGPKLLGFNYNGTQYLISAIPLGGYVKMKGEERSEELTGEVDEFYSRPVGDRAKIVFFGPLLNFILAFLFFIMVFMIGLPVLKLDNKVGLVEKGSLAWKEGVQKGDVITQVNGKKVEEWEDAEEAFLKGSLKGKIVIEVVREDKLLKKVLIISEEDQSKFLGIHPFIPPVVGKLEKGSPALKAKMEEGDEILKINEKDISCWSEMSEIIHHSKPTPLKILVKRKDQEILFKITPILKEIQGKEGVIQVGAIGISPKTKIQRYGPIDSIKKAFTQLVISIQYVFFVLWKLISGGISVKYLAGPLGIAQIAGQQAQGGLMSLLFFIAFLSVNLGVLNLLPIPALDGGHLLFFALEKLRGKALSGKTQEITSQVGFSILIALILFVTFNDILRVVK; this comes from the coding sequence GTGATTATTACTATATTAGCTACTTTACTTACATTAGGTCTAGTCATCTTTTTTCATGAATTAGGCCATTTTATTATGGCTAAAAAGGTGGGTGTAAAGGTCGAAAAATTTTCTATAGGGTTTGGGCCAAAACTTTTAGGATTTAACTATAATGGCACTCAATATCTCATTTCAGCTATCCCTTTAGGTGGATATGTAAAAATGAAAGGAGAAGAAAGGAGTGAAGAACTTACGGGCGAAGTGGATGAATTTTATTCTCGACCAGTAGGAGATCGAGCTAAAATTGTCTTCTTTGGACCACTTTTGAACTTTATCTTAGCTTTCTTATTCTTTATCATGGTCTTTATGATTGGTCTGCCTGTTCTTAAACTAGACAATAAAGTTGGCTTAGTAGAAAAAGGCAGTTTAGCTTGGAAAGAAGGGGTTCAAAAAGGGGATGTTATCACCCAGGTAAATGGCAAAAAAGTAGAAGAGTGGGAAGATGCAGAAGAAGCTTTCTTGAAAGGAAGTTTAAAAGGAAAAATTGTCATAGAAGTAGTCAGGGAAGATAAACTATTAAAAAAAGTATTGATTATTTCAGAAGAAGATCAAAGTAAGTTCTTAGGCATCCATCCTTTTATCCCTCCGGTGGTTGGAAAATTAGAAAAAGGATCTCCAGCTTTAAAAGCTAAAATGGAAGAAGGAGATGAGATCTTAAAGATTAATGAGAAAGATATTAGTTGTTGGAGTGAAATGTCTGAAATTATTCATCATTCAAAACCTACTCCCCTAAAAATCTTAGTTAAAAGAAAAGATCAAGAAATTTTATTTAAAATTACTCCTATCCTTAAGGAGATTCAAGGAAAAGAAGGAGTAATTCAGGTAGGGGCGATTGGGATTTCTCCTAAGACCAAGATTCAAAGGTATGGACCAATAGACTCTATTAAAAAAGCATTTACCCAACTTGTTATTTCTATTCAGTATGTCTTCTTTGTTTTATGGAAATTAATTAGTGGAGGAATTTCTGTAAAATACTTAGCTGGTCCCTTAGGTATTGCTCAAATAGCAGGCCAACAAGCTCAAGGTGGTCTAATGAGCTTGTTATTCTTTATTGCTTTTTTAAGTGTTAATTTAGGGGTCTTAAATCTCCTTCCTATTCCAGCTTTAGATGGAGGGCATCTCTTATTTTTTGCTCTGGAAAAACTCCGCGGTAAGGCTCTTAGTGGAAAGACTCAAGAAATAACTTCTCAAGTGGGATTTAGTATCTTAATTGCTCTTATTTTATTTGTCACTTTTAATGATATCTTGAGAGTAGTTAAGTAA
- the queD gene encoding 6-carboxytetrahydropterin synthase QueD — MYELMVEEYFSAAHYLREYVGKCSKLHGHNWKVQVFITTNSLDSLGMVVDFNKLKGILKKVLEKLDHYCLNDLEVFAWKNPTSENIAGFIFHEIEKQEMPGQISKVVIWESNSACLTYDNK; from the coding sequence ATGTATGAATTAATGGTAGAAGAATATTTTAGTGCGGCTCATTATTTAAGAGAATATGTAGGTAAATGCAGTAAACTTCATGGGCACAACTGGAAAGTTCAGGTTTTTATTACTACTAATTCTTTAGATAGTCTTGGCATGGTTGTTGATTTTAATAAACTTAAAGGGATCCTTAAAAAGGTTTTAGAGAAATTAGATCATTATTGTTTAAACGACTTGGAAGTCTTTGCTTGGAAAAATCCTACCTCTGAAAATATTGCTGGCTTTATCTTTCATGAAATAGAGAAACAAGAGATGCCAGGTCAAATTAGTAAAGTAGTTATTTGGGAGTCCAATTCCGCTTGCCTAACATATGATAACAAATAA
- the ispG gene encoding flavodoxin-dependent (E)-4-hydroxy-3-methylbut-2-enyl-diphosphate synthase, translating into MKRRISKKIKVGSLIIGGGFPIVVQSMTKTDTKDLKKTIDQIKELEEAGCEIVRVALVDKEAALNISKIKKEIEIPLVGDVHFNSEIAEIALKEGVDKLRLNPGNIRDGYKLKKVINLAKELKTPIRIGVNAGSMPKKDKLLTAKNLVKLALEYVSFFEDLGFFEIVISLKANDIYTTVEAYQLMAKKVSYPFHVGITEAGISNYGLIKSAVGSGILAFLGLADTIRVSLTSTPTEEVRTAYQILKALSLRDYGPEIISCPTCGRCKVSLIPMVENLDRSLQKNYSYLRSKIKGSFKIAVMGCEVNGPGEARMADIGIACGKKVALLFKKGEIIKKISPEKIVEVLLKEINKMVEDNGE; encoded by the coding sequence GTGAAGCGAAGAATTTCTAAAAAGATTAAAGTAGGAAGCCTTATTATTGGAGGTGGTTTTCCTATTGTTGTTCAGTCTATGACTAAGACGGACACTAAGGATTTAAAGAAAACAATTGATCAAATTAAAGAATTAGAAGAGGCTGGTTGTGAGATAGTAAGGGTTGCTTTGGTAGATAAAGAAGCAGCTTTAAATATTTCTAAGATCAAGAAAGAGATTGAGATTCCATTAGTAGGGGATGTTCACTTTAATAGTGAAATTGCAGAAATTGCCCTAAAAGAAGGAGTAGATAAGCTTCGTTTAAATCCAGGCAATATAAGAGATGGCTATAAATTAAAGAAAGTCATTAATTTAGCTAAAGAATTAAAGACTCCTATTAGAATTGGAGTTAATGCTGGTTCTATGCCCAAAAAGGATAAACTTCTTACGGCTAAAAACTTAGTGAAGTTAGCCTTGGAATATGTATCTTTTTTTGAGGATTTAGGTTTTTTTGAAATAGTGATTTCTTTAAAAGCTAATGATATTTATACAACCGTGGAAGCTTATCAATTAATGGCCAAAAAAGTAAGTTATCCTTTTCACGTAGGCATTACCGAAGCTGGTATTTCAAATTATGGTCTTATTAAGTCAGCGGTAGGATCTGGTATCTTAGCTTTTTTAGGATTAGCTGATACTATTCGGGTTTCTCTTACTTCTACCCCTACTGAAGAAGTAAGAACGGCTTATCAAATCTTAAAAGCACTTTCACTTAGAGATTATGGTCCAGAGATCATATCTTGTCCTACCTGCGGCCGGTGTAAAGTTAGCTTAATTCCTATGGTGGAAAACCTTGATAGGAGTTTACAAAAAAATTATTCTTATTTAAGATCTAAGATTAAAGGCTCTTTTAAAATTGCCGTGATGGGTTGTGAAGTAAATGGGCCTGGGGAAGCGAGGATGGCCGATATAGGCATAGCTTGTGGAAAAAAAGTAGCTTTATTATTTAAAAAAGGAGAAATAATTAAGAAGATTTCACCGGAGAAGATAGTAGAAGTTTTGTTAAAGGAAATAAATAAGATGGTGGAAGATAATGGCGAATAG
- a CDS encoding 1-deoxy-D-xylulose-5-phosphate reductoisomerase translates to MKRLSILGSTGSIGRSTLKVVDNLPSQFKVYGLTTFQNIELLEEQIKKYQPKAVAVTSKEKANLLRKKLGKISQVEIYEGLAGVCEVASLKEVNLVISGIAGSIGLMPTLEAIKCNKDIALANKEVLVMAGKIVMNLVRQHQVNLLPLDSEHSAIFQCLMGQKIEEVKRLILTASGGPFRKKDKNFFDRITPFQALNHPRWKMGKKISVDSATLMNKGLEVIEATHLFNMPASKISVLIHPQSIIHSLVEFIDGTVLAQLGIPDMQIPIAFALTYPKRYKTNLPDLNLTQVKELTFFEPDFEKFPALKLCLEVAKIGGSLPCVLNAANEVWVEEFLNHKISFKEIPKVIEKVLSFHQTIENPDLDEILKTDQWAREKTAEIIKKLKER, encoded by the coding sequence GTGAAAAGATTATCAATCTTAGGTTCGACGGGCTCTATAGGCAGAAGTACTTTAAAAGTAGTTGATAATTTACCTTCACAATTTAAGGTTTATGGACTGACTACTTTTCAAAACATTGAGCTTTTAGAAGAACAAATAAAGAAATACCAGCCTAAAGCAGTGGCGGTAACAAGTAAAGAAAAAGCAAATCTTTTAAGAAAGAAGTTAGGTAAAATCTCCCAGGTAGAAATTTACGAAGGTCTGGCTGGAGTCTGTGAAGTAGCTTCTCTCAAAGAAGTTAACTTAGTAATTTCAGGTATAGCTGGGTCAATAGGCTTAATGCCTACTTTAGAAGCCATTAAATGTAATAAAGATATAGCTTTAGCCAATAAAGAAGTCTTAGTAATGGCTGGTAAGATTGTCATGAATTTAGTTAGACAACACCAGGTAAACTTACTACCATTGGATAGCGAGCATAGTGCTATCTTTCAATGCTTAATGGGACAAAAGATAGAAGAGGTAAAAAGATTAATCTTAACAGCTTCAGGAGGTCCTTTTAGAAAAAAAGATAAAAATTTCTTTGATCGAATTACTCCTTTTCAAGCCTTAAATCATCCTCGGTGGAAAATGGGAAAGAAGATATCTGTCGATTCAGCAACTTTGATGAATAAAGGATTAGAAGTTATTGAGGCTACTCATTTGTTTAATATGCCCGCTTCTAAAATTTCGGTCTTAATTCATCCTCAATCCATAATTCACTCTTTAGTTGAATTTATAGATGGAACAGTTTTAGCTCAATTAGGTATTCCTGATATGCAAATTCCTATTGCTTTTGCTTTAACTTATCCTAAAAGATATAAGACTAACTTGCCCGATTTAAACTTAACTCAAGTCAAAGAACTTACCTTCTTTGAGCCAGACTTTGAAAAATTTCCAGCCTTGAAGCTTTGTTTAGAAGTAGCCAAGATTGGAGGAAGTCTTCCTTGTGTCTTAAATGCTGCCAATGAGGTTTGGGTGGAAGAATTTTTAAACCACAAGATTAGTTTTAAAGAAATACCTAAAGTTATTGAGAAAGTTTTGTCTTTTCATCAAACGATAGAAAATCCTGATCTTGACGAGATACTAAAGACTGATCAATGGGCAAGAGAAAAGACGGCTGAAATAATTAAAAAACTAAAGGAGAGATAA
- the murI gene encoding glutamate racemase: MSNEPIGIFDSGLGGLTVLSEITKILPKEDLIYFGDTARTPYGSKSKDTIIKYSLEISKFLLNQGVKTLVVACHTATSYALDTLQERYQIPIIGVVEQGAKEAVNATKNGRIGVIGTEGTISNNLYAKIIKLLNSEVQIISQPCPLFVPLVEEGWIETEVTYLIAKEYLSPLKENQVDTLILGCTHYPLVKKVIQEVMGNEVTLIDAATVVANKVKDVLEKLGLSSAKESYGHLRYYVSDEPARFTKMGERFLHKEMRIITQVDVSGYI; encoded by the coding sequence ATGAGCAATGAACCCATAGGTATCTTTGATTCTGGACTGGGAGGGTTAACAGTATTATCTGAAATAACTAAGATCCTTCCTAAAGAAGATCTTATATATTTTGGAGATACCGCTAGAACTCCTTATGGTTCTAAGTCAAAAGATACCATTATTAAGTATTCCTTAGAGATCTCCAAATTTCTACTTAATCAAGGAGTAAAAACTTTAGTAGTAGCTTGCCATACAGCTACTTCTTATGCCTTAGATACCCTCCAAGAAAGATATCAAATTCCTATTATTGGGGTGGTAGAACAAGGAGCAAAAGAGGCGGTTAATGCTACTAAGAATGGGAGAATTGGTGTCATTGGCACAGAAGGGACAATTAGTAATAATCTTTACGCTAAGATTATTAAACTCTTAAATAGTGAGGTTCAAATAATTAGCCAGCCTTGTCCTTTGTTTGTTCCTTTAGTAGAAGAAGGTTGGATTGAAACAGAAGTTACTTACTTAATTGCTAAAGAATACCTATCTCCTTTAAAAGAAAACCAGGTAGATACTTTAATCTTAGGTTGCACTCATTATCCTTTAGTTAAAAAAGTTATTCAAGAGGTCATGGGCAATGAAGTAACTTTAATTGATGCTGCTACGGTGGTAGCTAATAAAGTTAAGGATGTTTTAGAAAAGTTAGGCCTTTCTTCGGCTAAGGAAAGTTATGGTCACCTAAGATACTATGTTAGTGATGAACCAGCCAGATTTACTAAAATGGGTGAACGTTTTTTGCATAAAGAAATGCGAATAATTACTCAAGTAGATGTGAGTGGTTACATATAG